One window of Triticum dicoccoides isolate Atlit2015 ecotype Zavitan chromosome 5A, WEW_v2.0, whole genome shotgun sequence genomic DNA carries:
- the LOC119301205 gene encoding uncharacterized protein At3g52155, chloroplastic-like — MMRAPPRLLSPPSSATAPRLLLYASSAACRLPPSAAAVARSVSVSTTTVVDAPAPAAEPGSSDSASATPRRRLILLRHGDSAVGERFTRDHDRPLSKAGRADAISVSDKFHQMGWIPELILCSDATRTKETLQIMQEHVQGLSQALVHFIPSFYSIAAMDGQTAEHLQKAICEYSTDEILTVMCMGHNKGWEEAASMFSGDSVVLKTCNAALLEAAGKSWVEAFSQAGLGGWKLHGIVKP; from the exons ATGATGAGAGCTCCTCCTCGGCTACTGTCGCCTCCTTCCTCCGCCACGGCTCCTCGCCTCCTCCTCTACGCTTCCTCCGCGGCCTGCCGCCTCCCTCCCTCCGCGGCCGCCGTCGCccgctccgtctccgtctccaccaCCACCGTCGTCGACGCCCCGGCCCCCGCCGCCGAGCCGGGCTCCTCCGACTCGGCCTCCGCCACGCCGCGACGCCGCCTCATCCTCCTCCGCCACGGGGACAGCGCGGTTGGGGAACGCTTCAccagag ATCATGACAGGCCACTGAGCAAAGCTGGAAGAGCTGATGCAATAAGCGTTTCTGATAAATTCCATCAAATGGGATGGATACCTGAGCTTATCCTATGCAG TGATGCAACTCGTACAAAGGAAACTCTTCAGATCATGCAAGAGCATGTTCAAGGATTGTCTCAAGCACTTGTGCATTTCATCCCAAGTTTCTACTCGATTGCTGCAATGGATGGTCAAACTGCCGAGCACTTGCAAAAGGCAATTTGTGAATATTCAACTGATGAGATACTAACGGTGAT GTGCATGGGACATAATAAAGGATGGGAAGAAGCAGCCTCTATGTTTTCTGGTGATTCCGTGGTGCTCAAGACGTGTAATGCTGCATTGCTAGAAGCTGCTGGGAAATCATGGGTTGAG GCTTTTTCGCAGGCTGGCCTTGGGGGGTGGAAGCTTCATGGCATTGTAAAGCCATAA
- the LOC119301206 gene encoding ycf20-like protein isoform X3 codes for MANVEESHQRDEATRSSWCEEMKNSRWRPVFALETGGPPNADGEDFEEDSGFLGRTRLGRLAQAAGRQLLEKLNSARSKSPTKIFLVLFGFYTANALATILGQTGDWDVLVAGVVVAAIEGIGMLMYRKPVTRPPGRFQSFISMVNFWKAGVCLGLFVDAFKLGS; via the exons ATGGCGAACGTGGAAGAATCTCATCAAA GAGATGAAGCTACAAGGAGCTCCTGGTGTGAAGAG ATGAAAAACTCAAGATGGAGGCCTGTGTTTGCCTTGGAGACAGGTGGACCACCTAACGCAGATGGCGAAGACTTTGAAGAGGACAGTGGTTTTCTTGGCAGGACAAGGCTTGGCCGACTCGCCCAAGCTGCTGGAAGGCAACTACTTGAAAAGCTGAACTCTGCCAGAAGCAAGTCTCCCACAAAGATATTCCTTGTGCTCTTTGGATTCTACACCGCCAATGCTTTGGCAACAATCCTAGGGCAGACTGGTGACTGGGATGTTCTTGTTGCTGGCGTCGTAGTGGCTGCCATTGAAGGAATCGGCATGCTTATGTACAGAAAACCGGTCACCAGGCCTCCTGGACGATTTCAGTCATTTATTTCAATGGTGAACTTCTGGAAAGCTGGTGTATGTCTTGGCCTTTTCGTGGATGCCTTCAAGCTGGGAAGCTGA
- the LOC119301206 gene encoding ycf20-like protein isoform X2, which produces MANVEESHQSKGDEATRSSWCEEMKNSRWRPVFALETGGPPNADGEDFEEDSGFLGRTRLGRLAQAAGRQLLEKLNSARSKSPTKIFLVLFGFYTANALATILGQTGDWDVLVAGVVVAAIEGIGMLMYRKPVTRPPGRFQSFISMVNFWKAGVCLGLFVDAFKLGS; this is translated from the exons ATGGCGAACGTGGAAGAATCTCATCAAAGTAAAG GAGATGAAGCTACAAGGAGCTCCTGGTGTGAAGAG ATGAAAAACTCAAGATGGAGGCCTGTGTTTGCCTTGGAGACAGGTGGACCACCTAACGCAGATGGCGAAGACTTTGAAGAGGACAGTGGTTTTCTTGGCAGGACAAGGCTTGGCCGACTCGCCCAAGCTGCTGGAAGGCAACTACTTGAAAAGCTGAACTCTGCCAGAAGCAAGTCTCCCACAAAGATATTCCTTGTGCTCTTTGGATTCTACACCGCCAATGCTTTGGCAACAATCCTAGGGCAGACTGGTGACTGGGATGTTCTTGTTGCTGGCGTCGTAGTGGCTGCCATTGAAGGAATCGGCATGCTTATGTACAGAAAACCGGTCACCAGGCCTCCTGGACGATTTCAGTCATTTATTTCAATGGTGAACTTCTGGAAAGCTGGTGTATGTCTTGGCCTTTTCGTGGATGCCTTCAAGCTGGGAAGCTGA
- the LOC119301206 gene encoding ycf20-like protein isoform X5: MANVEESHQTTRSSWCEEMKNSRWRPVFALETGGPPNADGEDFEEDSGFLGRTRLGRLAQAAGRQLLEKLNSARSKSPTKIFLVLFGFYTANALATILGQTGDWDVLVAGVVVAAIEGIGMLMYRKPVTRPPGRFQSFISMVNFWKAGVCLGLFVDAFKLGS, translated from the exons ATGGCGAACGTGGAAGAATCTCATCAAA CTACAAGGAGCTCCTGGTGTGAAGAG ATGAAAAACTCAAGATGGAGGCCTGTGTTTGCCTTGGAGACAGGTGGACCACCTAACGCAGATGGCGAAGACTTTGAAGAGGACAGTGGTTTTCTTGGCAGGACAAGGCTTGGCCGACTCGCCCAAGCTGCTGGAAGGCAACTACTTGAAAAGCTGAACTCTGCCAGAAGCAAGTCTCCCACAAAGATATTCCTTGTGCTCTTTGGATTCTACACCGCCAATGCTTTGGCAACAATCCTAGGGCAGACTGGTGACTGGGATGTTCTTGTTGCTGGCGTCGTAGTGGCTGCCATTGAAGGAATCGGCATGCTTATGTACAGAAAACCGGTCACCAGGCCTCCTGGACGATTTCAGTCATTTATTTCAATGGTGAACTTCTGGAAAGCTGGTGTATGTCTTGGCCTTTTCGTGGATGCCTTCAAGCTGGGAAGCTGA
- the LOC119301206 gene encoding ycf20-like protein isoform X4, with the protein MANVEESHQSKATRSSWCEEMKNSRWRPVFALETGGPPNADGEDFEEDSGFLGRTRLGRLAQAAGRQLLEKLNSARSKSPTKIFLVLFGFYTANALATILGQTGDWDVLVAGVVVAAIEGIGMLMYRKPVTRPPGRFQSFISMVNFWKAGVCLGLFVDAFKLGS; encoded by the exons ATGGCGAACGTGGAAGAATCTCATCAAAGTAAAG CTACAAGGAGCTCCTGGTGTGAAGAG ATGAAAAACTCAAGATGGAGGCCTGTGTTTGCCTTGGAGACAGGTGGACCACCTAACGCAGATGGCGAAGACTTTGAAGAGGACAGTGGTTTTCTTGGCAGGACAAGGCTTGGCCGACTCGCCCAAGCTGCTGGAAGGCAACTACTTGAAAAGCTGAACTCTGCCAGAAGCAAGTCTCCCACAAAGATATTCCTTGTGCTCTTTGGATTCTACACCGCCAATGCTTTGGCAACAATCCTAGGGCAGACTGGTGACTGGGATGTTCTTGTTGCTGGCGTCGTAGTGGCTGCCATTGAAGGAATCGGCATGCTTATGTACAGAAAACCGGTCACCAGGCCTCCTGGACGATTTCAGTCATTTATTTCAATGGTGAACTTCTGGAAAGCTGGTGTATGTCTTGGCCTTTTCGTGGATGCCTTCAAGCTGGGAAGCTGA
- the LOC119301206 gene encoding ycf20-like protein isoform X6, whose amino-acid sequence MKLQGAPGVKSYQMKNSRWRPVFALETGGPPNADGEDFEEDSGFLGRTRLGRLAQAAGRQLLEKLNSARSKSPTKIFLVLFGFYTANALATILGQTGDWDVLVAGVVVAAIEGIGMLMYRKPVTRPPGRFQSFISMVNFWKAGVCLGLFVDAFKLGS is encoded by the exons ATGAAGCTACAAGGAGCTCCTGGTGTGAAGAG TTACCAGATGAAAAACTCAAGATGGAGGCCTGTGTTTGCCTTGGAGACAGGTGGACCACCTAACGCAGATGGCGAAGACTTTGAAGAGGACAGTGGTTTTCTTGGCAGGACAAGGCTTGGCCGACTCGCCCAAGCTGCTGGAAGGCAACTACTTGAAAAGCTGAACTCTGCCAGAAGCAAGTCTCCCACAAAGATATTCCTTGTGCTCTTTGGATTCTACACCGCCAATGCTTTGGCAACAATCCTAGGGCAGACTGGTGACTGGGATGTTCTTGTTGCTGGCGTCGTAGTGGCTGCCATTGAAGGAATCGGCATGCTTATGTACAGAAAACCGGTCACCAGGCCTCCTGGACGATTTCAGTCATTTATTTCAATGGTGAACTTCTGGAAAGCTGGTGTATGTCTTGGCCTTTTCGTGGATGCCTTCAAGCTGGGAAGCTGA
- the LOC119301206 gene encoding ycf20-like protein isoform X1, protein MLLRHGAPLCAPRPPAGGLCAGGGRHGSTLARPNVLRQTCFLWAAKTSGGAIRGSSVYRRPKNPIYQMKNSRWRPVFALETGGPPNADGEDFEEDSGFLGRTRLGRLAQAAGRQLLEKLNSARSKSPTKIFLVLFGFYTANALATILGQTGDWDVLVAGVVVAAIEGIGMLMYRKPVTRPPGRFQSFISMVNFWKAGVCLGLFVDAFKLGS, encoded by the exons ATGCTTCTGCGGCACGGTGCACCTCTCTGCGCGCCACGACCGCCAGCAGGAGGCCTCTGCGCTGGAGGTGGCCGCCACGGCTCCACGCTGGCGCGACCCAATGTCCTTCGCCAGACCTGCTTCTTGTGGGCTGCAAAGACGAGCGGAGGAGCAATCAG GGGGTCCTCTGTATATAGAAGACCTAAAAATCCAAT TTACCAGATGAAAAACTCAAGATGGAGGCCTGTGTTTGCCTTGGAGACAGGTGGACCACCTAACGCAGATGGCGAAGACTTTGAAGAGGACAGTGGTTTTCTTGGCAGGACAAGGCTTGGCCGACTCGCCCAAGCTGCTGGAAGGCAACTACTTGAAAAGCTGAACTCTGCCAGAAGCAAGTCTCCCACAAAGATATTCCTTGTGCTCTTTGGATTCTACACCGCCAATGCTTTGGCAACAATCCTAGGGCAGACTGGTGACTGGGATGTTCTTGTTGCTGGCGTCGTAGTGGCTGCCATTGAAGGAATCGGCATGCTTATGTACAGAAAACCGGTCACCAGGCCTCCTGGACGATTTCAGTCATTTATTTCAATGGTGAACTTCTGGAAAGCTGGTGTATGTCTTGGCCTTTTCGTGGATGCCTTCAAGCTGGGAAGCTGA